In Osmerus mordax isolate fOsmMor3 chromosome 24, fOsmMor3.pri, whole genome shotgun sequence, the following are encoded in one genomic region:
- the sec14l8 gene encoding SEC14-like lipid binding 8 isoform X1, giving the protein MSGRVGDLSPKQAEALEQFRERIQDILPQLPAQHDHFLLRWLRARNFNIQKAEAMLRKHVDFRKQVAADTITTEWQPPEVIEKYLSGGMCGYDREGSPIWYDVIGPMDPKGLFLSASKQDFIKSKIRDCEKLQKECDLQSERLGRNVESITMIYDVEGLGLKHLWKPAIETYGEILSMFEANYPEGLKRLFVIKAPKLFPVAYNLVKHFLSEITRNKIVILGANWQEVLLKHIDAEELPAVYGGKLTDPDGDPSCRTLLHLAGTVPTSYYVRDSVKVDYEQCLTVSRGSTEQMEYEILFPGCVLRWQFASEGADIGFGVFMKAKKGEWQKAGQMQEVVPSQRYNAHLVPEDGSLTCSQPGVYVLRFDNTYSIFQTKRISFTVEVLLPVQSQSSKDQDGPDEGTSRQL; this is encoded by the exons TTTCGAGAGAGGATTCAAGACATTCTTCCACAGCTTCCTGCCCAGCATGACCACTTCCTGCTCCGTTGGCTCAGAG ccagGAACTTCAACATCCAGAAGGCGGAGGCCATGCTTCGGAAG CACGTGGACTTCAGGAAACAAGTGGCGGCAGACACCATCACCACAGAGTGGCAACCTCCAGAG GTGATAGAGAAGTACCTGTCCGGTGGGATGTGCGGGTACGACCGCGAGGGGAGCCCCATCTGGTATGACGTCATCGGCCCCATGGACCCCAAGGGGCTCTTCCTGTCCGCCTCCAAACAGGACTTCATCAAGTCGAAGATCCGCGACTGCGAGAAGCTGCAGAAGGAGTGCGACCTGCAATCCgaaagg ttGGGGAGGAATGTAGAGTCCATCACTATGATCTATGACGTTGAGGGTCTTGGTCTGAAACACTTGTGGAAGCCTGCAATTGAGACCTATGGAGAG ATTCTGTCCATGTTCGAGGCCAACTATCCAGAGGGCCTCAAACGACTGTTTGTCATCAAAG cccccaAACTGTTCCCGGTGGCCTACAACCTGGTCAAGCACTTCCTGAGTGAGATCACACGTAACAAGATCGTCATTCTAGGGG CGAACTGGCAGGAGGTGTTGTTGAAGCACATCGACGCTGAGGAGCTGCCCGCCGTGTACGGGGGCAAGCTGACAGACCCGGACGGCGACCCCAGCTGCCGCACCCTG TTGCACCTGGCAGGGACGGTGCCTACCTCGTACTACGTGCGGGACTCTGTGAAGGTGGACTATGAGCAGTGTCTGACCGTCAGCAGAGGGTCCACCGAGCAGATGGAGTACGAGATCCTGTTCCCCGGCTGTGTACTCAG gtggcaGTTTGCCAGCGAGGGGGCGGACATTGGCTTTGGGGTCTTCATGAAGGCCAAGAAGGGGGAATGGCAGAAGGCGGGCCAGATGCAGGAGGTTGTGCCCAGCCAGAGGTACAACGCTCACCTGGTCCCTGAGGACGGCTCCCTCACCTGCTCTCAGCCTGGAGTGT ACGTGCTGAGGTTCGACAACACCTACAGCATCTTCCAGACCAAGCGCATAAGCTTCACCGTGGAGGTCCTGCTGCCTGTCCAATCACAGTCCTCCAAGGACCAGGATGGGCCGGACGAGGGGACCAGCAGACAATTATGA
- the LOC136932922 gene encoding metal transporter CNNM4 isoform X3 produces MATDWNGQGYTLTLFVVLGIIVSGRAETGVGELGSSTRIFGMRLERSDKPATTTDDGVIQVTEESNILLRFYGQQIAPDTSAHIKFMDQDHGEDDDSGAETGRATFNRTCADYTKDIIIRGGMNVTNQGTSGVLSLKIKPLRKSEPKKVYGLCVKDSQDGKWYLLGEDDGRLRVVEEKKSLLPLWFQIILIAFLLVLSGMFSGLNLGLMALDPMELRIVQNCGTEKEKKYARKIEPIRSKGNYLLCSLLLGNVLVNTTLTILLDDLIGSGLGAVVASTIGIVIFGEIVPQALCSRHGLAVGANTIMVTKFFMLVTFPLSWPISKLLDCVLGQEIGTVYNREKLVGMLKVTEPYNDLVKEELNMIQGALELRTKTVEDVMTSLTNCFMIHNDAVLDFNTMSEIMESGYTRIPVFEDERSNIVDVLYVKDLAFVDPDDCTTLKTITKFYNHPVHFVFHDTKLDSMLEEFKKGKSHLAIVQKVNNEGEGDPFYEVLGLVTLEDVIEEIIKSEILDESDLYTDNRNRKKVAPNKNKRDFSAFKNESESKVKISPQLLLAAHRFLATEVNLFSPSQISDKVLLRILRHPDVIQDIKFNDSDKRCPQHYVYQRGKAVDYFILILQGKVEVEAGNENMKFETGPFSFYGVMALSAPTLVSTSRPRHLSLKRFSLFSRWPGNLRHVWAHNTEAGLARYSSAPLGFYS; encoded by the exons ATGGCGACGGACTGGAATGGGCAGGGGTACACGCTAACTTTATTCGTTGTTTTGGGGATTATTGTGAGCGGACGAGCCGAGACAGGGGTCGGAGAGCTCGGTAGCAGCACCCGGATCTTCGGCATGCGGCTGGAGAGAAGCGACAAGCCGGCCACAACCACAGACGACGGAGTTATCCAGGTAACTGAGGAGAGCAACATCCTCCTCAGGTTCTACGGACAGCAGATTGCTCCTGACACCTCGGCACATATCAAGTTCATGGACCAGGACCACGGAGAGGATGACGACAGTGGCGCAGAAACTGGCAGAGCCACTTTTAATAGGACTTGTGCCGACTACACTAAAGATATCATCATTAGAGGTGGTATGAACGTGACCAACCAGGGGACCTCAGGGGTGCTGAGCCTGAAAATCAAGCCGCTCCGCAAGAGCGAGCCGAAGAAGGTGTACGGCTTGTGCGTCAAGGACAGCCAAGATGGCAAGTGGTACCTTTTGGGGGAGGATGACGGGAGACTGCGGGTTGTGGAAGAGAAGAAGTCCCTTCTGCCATTGTGGTTTCAGATCATTCTCATCGCCTTCCTCCTGGTTCTATCAGGTATGTTCAGCGGGCTCAACCTGGGTCTGATGGCGCTGGATCCCATGGAGCTCCGCATAGTGCAGAACTGCGGCACGGAGAAGGAAAAGAAATACGCCCGCAAGATCGAACCCATTCGGAGTAAAGGAAACTACCTGCTATGCTCTCTACTTCTCGGCAATGTCCTGGTCAACACCACGCTCACCATCCTTCTGGACGATCTCATAGGATCCGGTCTGGGTGCTGTAGTAGCCTCCACCATTGGCATCGTTATTTTCGGGGAAATCGTGCCCCAGGCGTTGTGTTCTCGACACGGGTTGGCCGTAGGAGCCAACACCATAATGGTAACCAAGTTCTTCATGCTGGTAACTTTCCCCTTATCTTGGCCCATTAGCAAGCTGCTTGACTGCGTCTTGGGTCAGGAAATTGGCACTGTTTACAACCGCGAAAAGCTCGTGGGGATGCTGAAAGTAACGGAGCCCTATAACGACCTTGTCAAAGAGGAGCTTAATATGATTCAGGGGGCTCTCGAGCTTCGGACCAAAACTGTTGAGGACGTCATGACATCGCTGACCAATTGTTTTATGATACATAATGACGCGGTTTTAGACTTCAACACCATGTCGGAGATCATGGAAAGCGGGTACACCAGGATACCGGTGTTCGAGGACGAGCGGTCCAACATCGTGGATGTTCTGTACGTGAAAGATCTGGCGTTCGTGGACCCGGACGACTGCACGACACTGAAGACCATCACGAAGTTCTACAACCACCCAGTCCACTTTGTGTTCCACGACACCAAGCTGGATTCGATGCTGGAGGAGTTCAAAAAAG gtaaATCTCACCTGGCGATCGTCCAGAAGGTGAACaacgagggggagggagacccaTTCTATGAGGTGCTGGGATTGGTCACCTTAGAAGATGTCATCGAGGAGATCATCAAATCAGAGATCCTGGACGAGTCTGACCTCTACA CTGATAACCGCAACAGGAAGAAGGTGGCGCCCAACAAGAATAAGAGAGATTTCTCCGCCTTCAAAAACGAGAGCGAATCAAAAGTCAAGATTTCTCCTCAGCTCTTATTGGCTGCCCATCGCTTCCTGGCCACAG aGGTGAACTTGTTCAGCCCGTCTCAGATCTCTGACAAGGTCCTGCTGAGGATTCTGAGGCATCCAGACGTGATCCAGGACATCAAGTTTAATGACAGCGACAAGCGCTGTCCCCAGCACTACGTCTACCAGAGGGGCAAGGCTGTGGACTACTTCATCCTCATACTGCAG GGGAAAGTGGAGGTAGAGGCGGGAAACGAGAACATGAAATTTGAAACGGGACCCTTCTCTTTTTACGGAGTCATGGCCCTCAGTGCCCCCACTCTAG tgtcGACGTCTCGCCCCCGTCACCTCTCTCTTAAGaggttctctctcttctctcggtGGCCAGGTAACCTCCGGCATGTCTGGGCCCATAACACTGAGGCGGGTTTAGCTCGTTATAGTAGTGCGCCACTAGGGTTCTATAGCTAG
- the sec14l8 gene encoding SEC14-like lipid binding 8 isoform X2 — protein sequence MSGRVGDLSPKQAEALEQFRERIQDILPQLPAQHDHFLLRWLRARNFNIQKAEAMLRKHVDFRKQVAADTITTEWQPPEVIEKYLSGGMCGYDREGSPIWYDVIGPMDPKGLFLSASKQDFIKSKIRDCEKLQKECDLQSERLGRNVESITMIYDVEGLGLKHLWKPAIETYGEILSMFEANYPEGLKRLFVIKAPKLFPVAYNLVKHFLTNWQEVLLKHIDAEELPAVYGGKLTDPDGDPSCRTLLHLAGTVPTSYYVRDSVKVDYEQCLTVSRGSTEQMEYEILFPGCVLRWQFASEGADIGFGVFMKAKKGEWQKAGQMQEVVPSQRYNAHLVPEDGSLTCSQPGVYVLRFDNTYSIFQTKRISFTVEVLLPVQSQSSKDQDGPDEGTSRQL from the exons TTTCGAGAGAGGATTCAAGACATTCTTCCACAGCTTCCTGCCCAGCATGACCACTTCCTGCTCCGTTGGCTCAGAG ccagGAACTTCAACATCCAGAAGGCGGAGGCCATGCTTCGGAAG CACGTGGACTTCAGGAAACAAGTGGCGGCAGACACCATCACCACAGAGTGGCAACCTCCAGAG GTGATAGAGAAGTACCTGTCCGGTGGGATGTGCGGGTACGACCGCGAGGGGAGCCCCATCTGGTATGACGTCATCGGCCCCATGGACCCCAAGGGGCTCTTCCTGTCCGCCTCCAAACAGGACTTCATCAAGTCGAAGATCCGCGACTGCGAGAAGCTGCAGAAGGAGTGCGACCTGCAATCCgaaagg ttGGGGAGGAATGTAGAGTCCATCACTATGATCTATGACGTTGAGGGTCTTGGTCTGAAACACTTGTGGAAGCCTGCAATTGAGACCTATGGAGAG ATTCTGTCCATGTTCGAGGCCAACTATCCAGAGGGCCTCAAACGACTGTTTGTCATCAAAG cccccaAACTGTTCCCGGTGGCCTACAACCTGGTCAAGCACTTCCTGA CGAACTGGCAGGAGGTGTTGTTGAAGCACATCGACGCTGAGGAGCTGCCCGCCGTGTACGGGGGCAAGCTGACAGACCCGGACGGCGACCCCAGCTGCCGCACCCTG TTGCACCTGGCAGGGACGGTGCCTACCTCGTACTACGTGCGGGACTCTGTGAAGGTGGACTATGAGCAGTGTCTGACCGTCAGCAGAGGGTCCACCGAGCAGATGGAGTACGAGATCCTGTTCCCCGGCTGTGTACTCAG gtggcaGTTTGCCAGCGAGGGGGCGGACATTGGCTTTGGGGTCTTCATGAAGGCCAAGAAGGGGGAATGGCAGAAGGCGGGCCAGATGCAGGAGGTTGTGCCCAGCCAGAGGTACAACGCTCACCTGGTCCCTGAGGACGGCTCCCTCACCTGCTCTCAGCCTGGAGTGT ACGTGCTGAGGTTCGACAACACCTACAGCATCTTCCAGACCAAGCGCATAAGCTTCACCGTGGAGGTCCTGCTGCCTGTCCAATCACAGTCCTCCAAGGACCAGGATGGGCCGGACGAGGGGACCAGCAGACAATTATGA